A region from the Mya arenaria isolate MELC-2E11 chromosome 2, ASM2691426v1 genome encodes:
- the LOC128246929 gene encoding trypsin alpha-3-like: protein MITVLLLLAIASQAQTCGESGFSPTPNLAMQYIVGGQVASEGDFPWQVGLVENGYLICGGTYVIGPDGNPRVITAAHCLSGKNPRPADYSVVFGMQSTNVAGNRQVVAASTITVHSGYNSNTMANDIAVIRFSAAGKTQISSTWAKPACLPSRAYIHGENSLVSGWGTTSEGGSSSSQLRYVWKTLISLANCENTGNSGNLDNTMLCAGETGKDACQGDSGGPLVVYRGSSWELVGVVSWGFGCGRANYPGVYADTWALRSWINSNL from the exons ATGATAACGGTTTTATTACTCCTGGCAATAG CATCCCAGGCGCAGACATGCGGAGAGAGCGGCTTTAGCCCCACCCCAAATCTGGCGATGCAGTACATCGTTGGAGGGCAGGTGGCATCTGAGGGTGACTTCCCATGGCAG GTGGGTCTTGTCGAAAACGGATATTTGATCTGCGGAGGAACCTACGTGATTGGCCCGGATGGAAACCCGAGGGTGATCACAGCCGCTCACTGCCTTTC TGGTAAAAACCCAAGACCAGCTGACTACAGTGTTGTTTTCGGAATGCAGTCCACAAATGTTGCTGGAAATAGACAAGTCGTTGCTGCCTCCACCATCACAGTCCACAGTGGTTACAACTCCAACACAATGGCAAACGACATCGCCGTGATCA gATTTAGTGCAGCTGGAAAAACTCAAATTTCCTCAACTTGGGCAAAGCCAGCCTGTTTGCCATCCAGGGCTTATATTCATGGTGAAAATTCACTCGTATCAGGCTGGGGAACAACGTCTGAAG GCGGATCCAGTTCAAGCCAGCTGCGATACGTATGGAAAACATTGATTAGCTTGGCCAATTGCGAAAACACAGGCAACTCAGGAAACCTTGACAACACAATGCTCTGCGCTGGAGAGACTGGAAAGGACGCTTGCCAG GGAGACTCTGGTGGTCCTCTTGTTGTGTACAGAGGCTCTAGCTGGGAACTCGTGG GAGTGGTGAGCTGGGGTTTTGGATGTGGCCGTGCCAACTACCCCGGGGTGTACGCCGACACATGGGCGCTGCGATCCTGGATCAACTCAAACCTATAA